One Deltaproteobacteria bacterium DNA segment encodes these proteins:
- the aroA gene encoding 3-phosphoshikimate 1-carboxyvinyltransferase produces MSAAIEIRPLERAPDAVIAVPGSKSITNRALLIAALAQGRSTLVGALFSDDTDAMASAWRTLGISVAEDRAAARFVVDGQGGSWPVDAADLNVRGAGTAMRFLSAALCAGRGRYRLDGDARMRQRPIQDLLEALAQLGARVYCEHDNGCPPVVIEAEGLAGGTATVAGDKSSQFLSALLLAAPYARADVTIVIRGALIARPYVDMTLGVMADFGVHCERAGDRHFTIRAGRRYQGRAYTIEPDASAAHYFLAAAALSGGRVRINGLGTHSMQGDVRFAEILAAMGATVKRAPDFIEVCGPAELKGVDVDMNDISDTVLTLAALAPFARTPVRIRNVAHIRLQESDRLHVAATELQRLGVSVSELQDGLEIRPGTVQPATVETYNDHRVAMAFALIGLRVRGVRIADPACVAKTFPDYFARLEQLRQ; encoded by the coding sequence ATGAGCGCGGCCATCGAAATCCGCCCGCTCGAGCGTGCTCCCGACGCGGTCATCGCGGTGCCGGGGTCGAAGAGCATCACCAATCGTGCGTTGCTGATCGCGGCTCTGGCGCAGGGCCGCTCGACGCTGGTGGGGGCCCTGTTCAGCGATGACACCGATGCGATGGCGAGTGCGTGGCGCACGCTGGGGATCAGCGTCGCAGAAGATCGCGCCGCCGCCCGCTTCGTCGTCGACGGTCAAGGCGGGAGCTGGCCGGTGGATGCCGCCGACCTCAATGTCCGCGGGGCCGGCACGGCGATGCGCTTCCTGAGCGCCGCGCTGTGCGCCGGCCGCGGCCGCTATCGGCTCGACGGCGACGCCCGCATGCGCCAGCGGCCGATTCAGGACCTGCTCGAGGCTCTCGCCCAACTCGGGGCGCGGGTGTACTGCGAGCACGACAACGGCTGCCCGCCGGTTGTCATCGAGGCTGAGGGGCTGGCCGGCGGCACCGCCACGGTGGCCGGGGACAAGAGCAGCCAATTCCTTTCGGCGCTCTTGCTGGCGGCACCGTATGCGCGTGCCGACGTGACCATCGTGATCCGCGGCGCCCTGATCGCGCGGCCGTACGTCGATATGACACTGGGCGTGATGGCTGACTTCGGCGTGCACTGCGAGCGCGCCGGCGACCGCCACTTCACCATCCGGGCCGGGCGCCGCTACCAGGGGCGGGCTTACACAATCGAGCCCGACGCCTCGGCCGCGCACTACTTCTTGGCCGCCGCCGCACTGAGCGGCGGCCGCGTGCGCATCAATGGTTTGGGCACCCACTCGATGCAAGGCGATGTCCGCTTCGCCGAGATCCTGGCGGCGATGGGGGCAACGGTGAAGCGGGCGCCGGACTTCATCGAGGTGTGCGGCCCAGCCGAGCTCAAGGGCGTCGATGTCGACATGAATGACATCTCCGACACCGTGCTGACGCTGGCGGCCCTGGCTCCATTCGCGCGCACGCCCGTGCGCATCCGCAACGTCGCCCATATCCGGCTGCAGGAGAGCGATCGGCTGCACGTGGCTGCCACCGAGCTGCAGCGCTTGGGTGTGAGCGTGAGCGAACTTCAAGACGGTCTGGAGATTCGCCCCGGCACCGTACAGCCCGCGACGGTTGAGACCTATAACGATCACCGCGTGGCGATGGCGTTCGCCTTGATCGGCCTGCGGGTGCGCGGCGTGCGGATCGCGGATCCGGCCTGCGTCGCCAAGACTTTTCCGGACTACTTCGCGCGCCTGGAGCAATTGCGGCAATGA
- a CDS encoding prephenate dehydrogenase/arogenate dehydrogenase family protein, whose product MAHLFERVTIAGPGLIGGSLALAARAAGLVGEVVGLARSAETLAEARRRGIVDRASSDPLDAARGANLLVLAVPVRAIATVARQCLPVLAPGCVVTDAGSVKAPIVRELEALMPPGQPFVGAHPIAGTEEQGPAAADPDLFRHQLCIITPSAQTDAAAAGRIQALWEGVGMRVERMSPERHDDILAAVSHLPHVIAFALVNAVVAAGGDLPRYRGGSLRDATRVASSSVEMWRDILLTNAAAVDAALARFSAELERLRGALRRGDEAELVRLLVRASAERRGWSRES is encoded by the coding sequence GTGGCGCACCTTTTTGAGCGGGTGACCATCGCCGGCCCGGGGTTGATCGGCGGCTCGTTGGCGCTGGCCGCGCGCGCGGCCGGCCTTGTCGGTGAGGTGGTCGGGCTGGCGCGTAGCGCCGAAACGCTGGCCGAGGCCCGCCGCCGCGGCATCGTCGATCGTGCCAGCAGCGATCCTTTGGACGCCGCACGCGGCGCCAACTTGCTGGTGCTGGCCGTGCCGGTGCGGGCGATCGCTACGGTGGCGCGACAGTGCCTGCCGGTGCTGGCCCCAGGCTGCGTGGTCACGGATGCCGGCAGCGTGAAGGCGCCGATCGTGCGCGAGCTGGAGGCGTTGATGCCGCCCGGCCAACCGTTCGTTGGCGCCCATCCGATCGCCGGCACCGAAGAGCAAGGCCCCGCTGCCGCCGACCCCGACCTCTTCCGCCACCAGCTCTGTATCATCACACCTAGTGCACAAACCGACGCGGCCGCCGCCGGCCGCATCCAGGCATTGTGGGAAGGCGTCGGCATGCGGGTGGAACGGATGTCGCCCGAGCGTCATGACGACATCCTCGCGGCCGTCAGTCATCTGCCCCATGTCATTGCCTTCGCCCTGGTCAATGCCGTGGTCGCCGCCGGCGGGGACTTGCCGCGCTACCGTGGCGGCAGCCTGCGCGATGCCACACGAGTGGCGTCGAGCTCGGTCGAGATGTGGCGCGACATCTTGCTCACCAACGCGGCGGCGGTAGACGCAGCGCTGGCGCGCTTCAGCGCCGAACTCGAACGCCTGCGCGGCGCGTTGCGCCGGGGCGACGAAGCGGAGCTGGTGCGGCTGCTGGTGAGAGCGAGCGCCGAGCGCCGCGGCTGGAGCCGAGAATCATGA
- a CDS encoding histidinol-phosphate transaminase codes for MDLTQLVPEWIRTLEAYPPGMPIEELEREYGIYDSIKLASNENPLGPSPKALAAMMKALPQVHRYPDGGCYYLRRALAQRLGVVPEALIFGNGSNEIIELLVRTFLSRGDHAVMADQAFVIYRMVVQAAGGHSTLVPLRKFTHDLEAIADAITPATRMVFLANPNNPTGTIFFRAQWREFLAAVPPRVVIVLDEAYAEFVEDQDYPDSLADLGAERLLVVLRTFSKVYGLAALRIGFGVGPPELIELVDRVRQPFNVGTLAQVAALAALDDNEHVAATLRTNREGLAYLRAACERLGLSYVPSWANFLLIKVGNGAQVYERLLRAGVIVRPMGFYGLPEYVRVTVGLPAENERLVKALEKVLALGEASGAPF; via the coding sequence ATGGACCTGACGCAGCTCGTCCCGGAATGGATTCGGACCCTGGAAGCTTATCCCCCGGGGATGCCCATTGAAGAACTCGAACGCGAGTACGGCATCTACGATTCGATCAAGCTGGCCTCGAACGAGAACCCGCTCGGTCCGTCACCCAAAGCGCTGGCGGCGATGATGAAAGCCCTGCCGCAGGTGCACCGCTACCCCGACGGTGGCTGCTATTATCTGCGGCGCGCGCTGGCGCAGCGCTTGGGCGTGGTGCCCGAAGCGCTCATCTTCGGCAACGGCTCCAACGAGATCATCGAGCTGTTGGTGCGCACCTTCCTGAGCCGGGGCGATCACGCGGTGATGGCTGATCAGGCGTTCGTGATCTACCGCATGGTGGTGCAAGCCGCCGGTGGCCACAGCACCCTGGTGCCGCTGCGAAAGTTCACCCACGACCTCGAAGCCATCGCAGATGCCATCACCCCGGCCACCCGGATGGTCTTCCTCGCCAACCCCAACAACCCCACTGGAACGATCTTCTTTCGCGCCCAGTGGCGCGAGTTCCTCGCCGCCGTGCCCCCACGGGTAGTGATCGTCTTGGACGAGGCTTACGCCGAGTTTGTTGAAGACCAGGACTATCCGGACTCGCTCGCCGACCTCGGCGCGGAGCGGTTGTTGGTGGTGCTGCGGACCTTTTCGAAGGTCTACGGTTTGGCTGCCTTGCGCATCGGGTTTGGTGTCGGCCCCCCGGAGCTGATCGAGTTGGTCGATCGCGTGCGGCAGCCGTTCAATGTCGGTACCCTGGCGCAGGTAGCGGCGCTGGCCGCGCTGGATGATAACGAGCACGTGGCGGCGACGCTGCGCACCAATCGCGAAGGGTTGGCCTATTTGCGGGCCGCGTGCGAGCGCCTCGGGCTCAGCTATGTGCCGAGTTGGGCGAACTTCCTGCTCATCAAAGTGGGCAACGGCGCGCAGGTCTACGAGCGGCTGCTGCGGGCGGGGGTCATCGTGCGGCCGATGGGTTTTTACGGCCTGCCCGAATACGTGCGCGTCACCGTCGGCTTACCCGCCGAGAACGAGCGCTTGGTCAAGGCGCTGGAGAAAGTGCTGGCGCTGGGAGAAGCGAGTGGCGCACCTTTTTGA
- the pheA gene encoding prephenate dehydratase yields MPRTSHTGLDALRAHIDRLDEQLLALLNERARLAREIGERKRASGHASAYAPGREKRIYQRLNALNKGPLPAESVRAIFREIISGCLTLQQPLRIAYLGPEATFSHLAALHQFGSRAELVPADSIPGVFEEVEHGRADYGVVPVENSTQGVVAQTLDRFVASPLTIKAEVLLRIDHYLLSRSGRADQVQRIISHAQSFGQCRHWLAEHLPAVSLEEVSSNAKAAAEAAREPGTAAIAGRLAADHYNLKIIAAHIQDQAENLTRFFVIGSDGIGAPTGDDKTTVVFSVRHQAGVLFHLLKPFADNGVNLTSIESRPLTGRPWEYFFFIDFEGHARDRRAARALRALQKQALTCRVLGSYAAARQPV; encoded by the coding sequence TTGCCGCGTACCAGCCACACCGGGCTTGATGCACTGCGAGCGCATATCGACCGCCTCGACGAACAGCTCCTGGCCTTGCTCAACGAGCGGGCGCGCCTGGCACGAGAGATCGGTGAGCGCAAGCGCGCCAGCGGGCACGCCAGCGCCTACGCCCCGGGGCGCGAGAAACGCATCTACCAGCGGCTGAACGCGCTCAATAAAGGACCGCTGCCGGCCGAGAGTGTTCGCGCCATCTTCCGCGAGATCATCTCCGGCTGCCTGACGCTGCAGCAACCGCTGCGCATCGCCTACCTCGGGCCGGAAGCCACCTTCTCCCACCTCGCGGCCTTGCACCAGTTCGGCTCGCGGGCTGAACTGGTCCCGGCCGACTCCATCCCGGGCGTGTTCGAGGAGGTGGAACACGGGCGGGCTGATTATGGGGTGGTGCCGGTGGAGAACTCCACCCAAGGTGTGGTGGCGCAAACGCTCGACCGCTTCGTGGCCTCACCGCTTACGATCAAAGCCGAAGTCCTGCTGCGCATCGACCACTACCTGCTCTCGCGCAGCGGCCGGGCCGACCAGGTGCAGCGCATCATCTCGCACGCGCAGTCGTTCGGGCAGTGCCGCCACTGGCTGGCTGAGCATCTCCCCGCCGTGTCGCTCGAAGAGGTGTCGAGCAACGCCAAAGCCGCAGCCGAAGCCGCGCGCGAGCCGGGGACGGCGGCGATTGCCGGCCGCTTGGCGGCGGATCACTACAATTTGAAGATCATCGCCGCCCACATCCAGGATCAGGCCGAGAATCTGACCCGCTTCTTCGTCATCGGTAGCGACGGCATCGGTGCTCCCACCGGCGACGACAAGACCACGGTGGTGTTCTCGGTGCGGCATCAGGCCGGAGTATTGTTCCACCTGCTCAAGCCGTTCGCCGACAACGGCGTGAATCTGACCAGCATCGAATCGCGTCCACTCACCGGCCGGCCGTGGGAGTACTTCTTCTTCATCGACTTCGAGGGCCACGCCCGTGATCGCCGCGCCGCCCGCGCCTTACGTGCCCTGCAGAAGCAGGCGCTGACCTGCCGTGTGCTCGGCTCCTACGCCGCCGCCAGGCAGCCGGTGTGA
- a CDS encoding MFS transporter — protein MTRTERTYYLVFGLYCVSWSLIAPVYPLFLLSRGLDLLQINLVLATYLLTSFLFEVPTGALADRFGRKRAFLLSCIIRAGAFVLYWFADSFTDCLIAEACDALGTTLANGALDAWAVDGMHAEGNRRPADRFFARAQMIARTLMIAGGLAGGYLGEHDLALTWPVAAAGFAVTALVAQVWMRDGLRPERATEPVGSVAQTMRAGLRIVRQAPALLLMCVLTGTAAFGIMPVHMMWQPRFQQLTGEGAWLMGWIWALINVAAIAGSALIARASTPWAREHALGVVTLCRGAMLAVAALASSVYPALLGLLAFELCFGFGEPLIQAWMNDHIGREQRATILSVRAMSFTLGGGIGLACIGLIARDLGIQAAWVVSAAMLVLTAPGFFALARLVRRPGASPASAAAANVASVALS, from the coding sequence ATGACCCGAACCGAACGTACCTATTATCTCGTCTTTGGCCTGTACTGCGTCTCGTGGTCGCTGATCGCGCCGGTGTATCCGCTGTTCTTGCTCAGTCGCGGGTTGGATCTGCTGCAGATCAACCTCGTCCTGGCAACCTATCTGCTCACGTCGTTCTTGTTTGAAGTGCCGACCGGCGCGCTCGCCGATCGCTTCGGCCGCAAGCGGGCCTTCTTGCTGAGCTGCATCATCCGCGCGGGGGCGTTCGTGTTGTACTGGTTTGCCGACAGCTTCACCGATTGTTTGATCGCCGAGGCCTGCGATGCGCTGGGCACGACGCTGGCCAACGGCGCACTCGATGCCTGGGCGGTCGACGGTATGCACGCGGAGGGCAATCGCCGGCCGGCGGACCGTTTCTTCGCGCGCGCGCAGATGATTGCCCGCACTTTGATGATCGCCGGCGGCTTGGCGGGCGGCTACCTGGGCGAGCACGACCTGGCACTGACATGGCCGGTGGCGGCCGCTGGCTTTGCCGTCACCGCGCTGGTGGCGCAGGTGTGGATGCGCGACGGGCTGCGGCCGGAGCGCGCCACGGAGCCGGTGGGCTCGGTGGCGCAAACCATGCGAGCCGGCTTGCGCATCGTGCGGCAAGCGCCGGCTCTGCTGCTGATGTGTGTGCTGACGGGGACCGCTGCGTTCGGCATCATGCCCGTGCACATGATGTGGCAGCCGCGTTTTCAACAGCTGACGGGCGAGGGCGCGTGGCTGATGGGCTGGATCTGGGCGCTGATCAACGTTGCCGCCATTGCCGGCAGTGCGCTGATTGCACGGGCCAGCACGCCATGGGCGCGCGAGCATGCGCTCGGGGTGGTAACCCTGTGCCGCGGCGCCATGTTGGCGGTGGCAGCGCTGGCCAGCTCGGTCTACCCGGCGCTGCTCGGGTTGCTGGCCTTCGAGCTGTGCTTCGGCTTCGGCGAGCCGCTGATTCAGGCCTGGATGAACGATCACATCGGGCGGGAACAGCGGGCCACCATTCTCTCTGTGCGCGCGATGAGCTTCACCCTCGGCGGCGGGATCGGACTGGCGTGCATCGGCCTGATCGCGCGTGATCTAGGCATCCAAGCCGCCTGGGTCGTCTCAGCGGCCATGCTCGTGCTGACGGCGCCCGGATTCTTTGCCCTGGCGCGTCTGGTCCGGCGCCCCGGCGCCTCACCGGCAAGCGCGGCCGCGGCCAATGTCGCTTCAGTCGCACTGAGCTGA
- a CDS encoding TVP38/TMEM64 family protein gives MPSHRAATRAGLRFALLIGFVVTTGVVALWQARHGIPLTPEAVREFIADWGLLAPLVFIAAWALRPLVFFPTILLFVGGGLAFGALWGTLYSTIGGTLAGMLTFGIARALGREFVQAHIRDRFPHLHEERWGPGLVFALNLVPIVPVTAINYGAGVSRIGLAPFTLAVLAGLTPRAFAYSFFGSSMLDAGSWEFALAIGLLVIMVLVPTWLRQRFVRRARRNRKLNPER, from the coding sequence GTGCCAAGTCATCGTGCTGCCACCCGTGCCGGACTGCGTTTTGCGCTCTTGATCGGCTTTGTTGTCACCACCGGCGTTGTCGCGCTGTGGCAGGCGCGTCACGGCATACCGCTGACGCCTGAAGCCGTGCGCGAGTTCATCGCTGACTGGGGCCTACTGGCGCCCCTGGTCTTCATCGCGGCTTGGGCGCTGCGGCCGCTGGTGTTCTTCCCGACCATCCTGCTGTTCGTCGGCGGTGGGCTCGCTTTCGGCGCGCTCTGGGGCACGCTCTACTCCACCATCGGCGGCACCCTGGCGGGCATGCTCACCTTCGGCATCGCGCGCGCTCTCGGCCGGGAATTCGTGCAGGCGCACATCCGCGACCGCTTCCCGCACCTGCACGAGGAGCGCTGGGGGCCCGGGCTGGTGTTCGCGCTCAATCTGGTGCCGATCGTTCCGGTCACGGCCATCAACTACGGCGCCGGGGTGTCGCGCATCGGGCTTGCACCATTCACTCTGGCGGTGCTCGCCGGCCTGACGCCGCGGGCTTTTGCTTACAGCTTCTTCGGCAGCTCGATGCTTGACGCTGGTTCTTGGGAGTTCGCGCTGGCGATCGGCTTACTGGTAATCATGGTCCTGGTACCCACCTGGCTGCGCCAGCGCTTCGTTCGCCGCGCCCGGCGCAACCGCAAGTTGAACCCAGAACGCTGA